One stretch of Acidiferrobacterales bacterium DNA includes these proteins:
- a CDS encoding class I SAM-dependent methyltransferase, with the protein MSTTDSTRVFVRHCADEEERCHQIANTYKLPLSYEVDESEFDYMLAIEDDVLKLRDLRNRKSRPIQMSVKPLTRISRKCLLGRAVGRKIKTVLDGTAGLGSDTLLLARMGYRVTAIERSPVFAALVCDGVDRINAVSPDMSIRSYFADTREVLQQFHERFDAVYLDPMYPEGRKSSVKVARPLTVMRKFCKDDDSDAEELLGATISWARHRVIVKRPNYSQPLMPERLSMSMRGKLVRYDIYLTAGR; encoded by the coding sequence ATGTCAACCACCGACAGCACACGAGTATTTGTCCGTCATTGCGCTGATGAAGAAGAACGCTGTCATCAGATCGCAAACACCTACAAGTTGCCCCTGTCCTATGAAGTTGACGAGTCTGAATTCGACTACATGCTCGCAATCGAAGATGATGTTCTCAAACTGAGAGACTTGAGGAATCGAAAATCTCGTCCGATTCAGATGTCGGTCAAACCGCTTACGCGAATCTCGCGAAAGTGTCTATTGGGGCGCGCAGTCGGCAGGAAGATCAAGACTGTCCTTGACGGAACTGCAGGGCTGGGATCAGACACGCTCTTGCTGGCAAGAATGGGATATCGGGTTACCGCCATCGAAAGATCGCCGGTTTTTGCAGCCTTGGTCTGCGATGGAGTCGATCGGATCAATGCCGTATCACCTGATATGTCCATCAGGAGTTACTTTGCCGACACTCGGGAAGTGCTGCAACAATTTCACGAAAGATTCGATGCAGTGTATCTCGACCCGATGTATCCGGAAGGTCGCAAGTCGTCGGTAAAGGTTGCGCGCCCATTGACAGTTATGCGGAAATTTTGCAAGGATGATGATTCTGATGCTGAGGAATTGCTTGGGGCGACAATCAGTTGGGCGAGACACAGAGTCATCGTCAAACGCCCGAATTACTCACAACCCCTCATGCCCGAACGGCTGTCAATGAGCATGAGGGGAAAACTCGTTCGTTACGACATTTACTTGACCGCCGGGAGGTGA
- a CDS encoding leucyl aminopeptidase, giving the protein MSVKFTSKSVDASECASGYLVVGIYDNKDFTTSARQLNDKTKGAISALLENGDLAEKPGSCALIPLVRGIKSKRVIIVRLGARKDFSAKQFNLAMNGVATLLTGLTADSVCIFISDMDIEDRDLSWMSRRVVEVSSQKLYRFDQLKKESKKRRKAWRIQISTEESTGLSLIRTGVRVGKAISEGVSLAKDLGNLPGNICTPSYLAEKAQEIGTNAALEVEILDEDQMEELGMGSLLSVSRGSREPAKLIIMKYQGSSEEDSPIVFVGKGLTFDAGGISIKPAGAMDEMKFDMCGGAGVIGAMLSISQLKLPVNVIGVVASSENLPDGAANKPGDIVKSMSGITIEILNTDAEGRLILCDALTYVRRFNPAVVIDAATLTGACVVALGKHPSGLFCDDPELTEALVRAGTTSEDRVWPMPLWDDYQSQLDSNFADVANIGGRDAGAVTAACFLARFTNKMKWAHLDIAGTAWHSGKAKGSTGRPVNLFVQYVLDRC; this is encoded by the coding sequence ATGTCCGTAAAATTCACCTCAAAATCCGTTGACGCCAGTGAATGCGCTTCCGGTTACCTGGTTGTCGGAATATACGATAACAAGGATTTTACTACCTCAGCCCGACAATTGAATGATAAAACCAAAGGTGCGATCTCGGCTCTGCTCGAAAACGGTGATCTTGCTGAAAAGCCCGGCAGTTGTGCGTTGATTCCACTTGTCCGGGGCATAAAGTCGAAACGAGTCATCATTGTCCGGCTCGGCGCGCGCAAAGACTTCTCAGCCAAGCAGTTCAATCTGGCAATGAATGGTGTAGCGACCTTGTTGACCGGTCTGACTGCGGACAGTGTTTGCATTTTCATCAGTGACATGGACATTGAAGACCGTGATCTGTCGTGGATGTCGCGACGCGTCGTCGAAGTGAGCAGCCAGAAACTTTACCGGTTCGATCAGCTGAAGAAAGAGTCCAAAAAGCGTCGCAAGGCGTGGCGGATTCAGATCTCAACCGAGGAATCAACCGGTCTGTCGCTGATTCGAACGGGTGTTCGGGTCGGAAAAGCGATCAGTGAGGGTGTCAGTCTGGCGAAGGACCTGGGAAATTTACCGGGCAATATATGCACGCCAAGTTATCTTGCCGAAAAGGCGCAAGAAATCGGAACCAACGCAGCGCTCGAAGTCGAGATTCTGGATGAGGATCAGATGGAAGAACTCGGTATGGGATCCCTGCTTTCAGTATCACGCGGCAGCCGCGAACCGGCCAAGCTGATCATCATGAAGTATCAGGGCAGCAGTGAGGAAGATAGCCCGATCGTCTTTGTCGGCAAAGGATTGACATTTGATGCCGGCGGCATCTCGATCAAACCCGCGGGTGCCATGGATGAGATGAAGTTTGACATGTGCGGCGGAGCCGGCGTGATCGGCGCAATGCTGTCCATTTCCCAGCTGAAACTTCCCGTCAATGTGATCGGGGTTGTCGCGAGCAGCGAGAATCTTCCAGACGGAGCTGCCAACAAACCTGGTGATATCGTCAAGAGCATGTCCGGTATTACCATCGAAATTCTCAATACTGATGCGGAGGGCCGTCTGATTCTCTGTGATGCGCTGACCTATGTCAGACGATTCAACCCCGCTGTCGTAATTGATGCGGCAACGCTGACCGGAGCCTGTGTGGTCGCACTTGGCAAACATCCCAGCGGGCTGTTTTGCGACGATCCCGAACTGACTGAAGCACTGGTCCGAGCTGGAACAACCAGCGAGGATCGGGTCTGGCCGATGCCGCTTTGGGATGATTACCAGTCCCAACTGGACTCCAATTTTGCGGATGTGGCCAACATTGGTGGTCGGGATGCCGGCGCAGTCACTGCAGCATGTTTCCTCGCAAGGTTCACCAACAAGATGAAGTGGGCACATCTGGATATCGCAGGAACGGCATGGCACTCCGGTAAAGCCAAAGGCTCGACCGGACGGCCGGTCAATCTGTTTGTGCAATACGTGCTTGATCGCTGTTGA
- a CDS encoding DNA polymerase III subunit chi yields MSTEVVFYYLKQPAHDGVLRLTCNLANAAFTRNHKVYIAASSPEMCTVLDDLLWTFAPNSYVPHIICDQGEKVDLERYPVVIGHTQPSDQFDDVLISLHQDVSDCASRFQRVVEPVGSNEADIANAEKKFSRYTAVFETEPTCHYL; encoded by the coding sequence ATGTCAACCGAGGTTGTCTTCTATTACCTAAAGCAACCCGCGCATGATGGTGTTTTGCGTCTGACGTGCAACCTGGCAAATGCCGCGTTCACTCGAAATCACAAGGTGTACATCGCCGCCAGCAGTCCCGAAATGTGTACGGTACTGGATGATTTGCTTTGGACTTTCGCACCGAACAGCTATGTTCCACATATAATTTGTGATCAGGGTGAAAAGGTCGATCTCGAACGATATCCAGTTGTGATCGGGCATACACAGCCGTCCGATCAGTTCGATGATGTACTGATTTCCCTGCATCAGGATGTATCCGACTGCGCGAGCCGGTTTCAGAGAGTCGTCGAACCGGTTGGTTCAAACGAAGCGGATATCGCTAATGCAGAGAAAAAGTTCAGTCGCTACACGGCTGTGTTCGAAACCGAACCAACCTGCCATTATCTGTAG
- a CDS encoding valine--tRNA ligase, whose amino-acid sequence MKSHTDLASVYDPHSLEKAVYRRWEEAGSFAPSGDGESYCIMIPPPNVTGSLHMGHAFQNTLMDALTRYHRMKGRKSLWQAGSDHAGIATQMVVERLLLAEGQSRAELGRDKFIDKVWEWKANSGGTIKNQLKRLGASLDWSRERFTMDADLSTAVREVFVSLYEQGLIYRGKRLVNWDPVLKTAISDLEVISEEEDGFLWHFRYPISDSPEHVVIATTRPETMLGDTAVAVHPDDDRYAHLVGRTVSLPLVDREIPIIADHYVDPEFGTGCVKITPAHDFNDFAVGERNNLDVINVMTEEANIDLAGTPYHGLSRDQAREKVLEDLTQLGLVEKVENHKYKVPRGDRTDQVIEPYLTDQWFVKVKPLADPAIEAVKNGSIKFVPKNWERTYFDWMENIEDWCISRQIWWGHRVPAWYDEHGNVFVARDESAAIRQAKALHGDIDIRLWQDEDVLDTWFSSALWPFSTLGWPKETKELEFFYPTDVLVTGFDIIFFWVARMIMFGLRFADDIPFHEVYIHGLVRDAEGQKMSKSKGNILDPLDLIDGIDLENLVAKRTTGLMQPDLVPKIDKATRKQYPDGIPAFGTDALRFTFARLATQGRDIRFDLNRIEGYRNFCNKLWNAARFVLMNGDGCEPYGVDDFQPATSAERWIVSKLNETTTVIEQSFAIYRFDIASKHLYEFIWDEFCAWFIEITKIMLRDESLDERTKTSLRRTLLMVLDATVRLLHPFMPFITEEIWRKIRTENEDNSIMFQAFSSDLSEWADEKATEEMDWMKTVVSNVRNIRSDMNMNPGERITALCHTNNSKDLEYFQNNFSCITELAKLKSFEMLSDSDLESMNMSNSISTSVNEFQVIVPVQEIADFEEQIQRLEKDIANVEKQIQRSSSKLENKQFLAKAPAQIIDKEHARLASSQQELVELTARREKLLEMMVRQA is encoded by the coding sequence ATGAAAAGTCATACCGATCTGGCCAGCGTTTACGACCCGCATTCCCTGGAAAAGGCGGTTTACCGAAGATGGGAGGAAGCAGGAAGTTTCGCTCCCAGCGGCGATGGGGAATCGTACTGCATCATGATCCCGCCGCCCAATGTGACAGGCAGCCTGCATATGGGCCATGCGTTCCAAAACACACTGATGGACGCATTGACCCGATATCATCGTATGAAAGGCAGGAAGTCCCTGTGGCAAGCAGGATCCGATCATGCTGGCATCGCGACTCAAATGGTCGTTGAACGTCTGCTTCTGGCCGAAGGTCAGTCTCGAGCTGAACTGGGACGGGACAAGTTCATTGACAAGGTGTGGGAATGGAAGGCGAATTCGGGCGGCACGATCAAGAACCAACTGAAAAGACTCGGCGCCTCGCTGGACTGGTCGCGGGAACGGTTCACAATGGATGCGGACCTGTCCACTGCGGTTCGGGAAGTCTTTGTTTCACTGTACGAACAGGGTCTGATCTACCGGGGTAAACGATTGGTCAACTGGGACCCTGTGCTCAAAACCGCCATATCCGATCTGGAAGTGATATCTGAAGAGGAGGACGGATTCCTTTGGCACTTCCGATATCCAATCTCAGACAGTCCCGAACATGTCGTCATCGCAACCACGCGTCCAGAAACCATGCTTGGGGACACCGCAGTCGCAGTACATCCGGACGATGACCGTTATGCCCATCTGGTCGGCAGGACCGTGTCCCTGCCCTTGGTCGACAGGGAAATTCCGATCATAGCCGACCACTACGTCGACCCGGAGTTCGGAACAGGTTGTGTCAAAATCACCCCGGCTCACGATTTCAATGACTTTGCCGTCGGCGAGCGCAATAATCTCGATGTTATCAACGTCATGACTGAGGAGGCCAATATCGATCTTGCCGGGACGCCCTATCATGGACTGAGTCGCGATCAGGCAAGAGAAAAGGTTCTTGAAGATCTGACTCAGCTGGGCTTGGTCGAAAAGGTTGAGAACCACAAATACAAAGTTCCGAGAGGAGACCGAACTGATCAGGTGATAGAGCCATACCTGACGGACCAATGGTTTGTTAAGGTAAAGCCGCTTGCCGATCCAGCGATTGAAGCGGTCAAGAACGGCTCAATCAAGTTTGTACCGAAAAACTGGGAGCGGACCTATTTTGACTGGATGGAGAACATCGAGGACTGGTGCATTTCCAGACAGATTTGGTGGGGACATCGTGTTCCCGCCTGGTATGATGAGCATGGCAATGTTTTTGTAGCGAGAGACGAAAGCGCGGCAATTCGACAGGCCAAAGCCCTGCATGGAGATATCGACATCCGCTTGTGGCAGGATGAGGACGTGCTGGACACATGGTTCTCATCCGCGCTATGGCCATTTTCCACCCTTGGATGGCCGAAAGAAACCAAAGAACTTGAATTCTTTTATCCGACTGACGTGCTTGTGACCGGATTCGACATCATTTTCTTCTGGGTAGCCAGGATGATCATGTTCGGGTTGAGGTTCGCCGATGACATCCCCTTTCATGAAGTCTATATCCATGGATTGGTGCGTGATGCTGAAGGTCAGAAAATGTCAAAGTCAAAGGGTAACATTCTGGACCCGCTTGATCTGATCGACGGCATTGACTTGGAGAATCTTGTCGCCAAGCGAACCACGGGGCTCATGCAGCCGGATCTGGTGCCGAAAATTGACAAAGCCACTCGAAAGCAATATCCCGACGGCATACCTGCGTTCGGGACTGATGCGCTCAGGTTTACGTTCGCACGCTTGGCAACCCAGGGACGTGACATACGATTCGACCTGAATCGAATTGAAGGGTATAGAAATTTCTGTAACAAGCTGTGGAATGCCGCACGCTTCGTCCTGATGAACGGCGATGGCTGCGAACCGTACGGTGTTGACGACTTCCAGCCGGCAACCAGTGCGGAGCGATGGATTGTCAGCAAGCTCAATGAAACGACGACGGTCATCGAACAGTCTTTCGCAATTTACCGATTTGATATCGCTTCGAAACACCTGTATGAATTTATCTGGGATGAGTTTTGTGCATGGTTCATCGAGATCACCAAAATCATGCTCCGGGATGAATCGCTCGATGAACGCACCAAAACCTCGCTCAGAAGGACTCTGCTGATGGTATTGGATGCAACAGTGCGCCTCCTGCATCCCTTTATGCCATTCATCACAGAAGAGATCTGGCGCAAGATCCGGACGGAGAACGAAGACAATTCAATCATGTTTCAGGCCTTTTCCAGCGACTTGAGTGAGTGGGCAGACGAAAAGGCAACCGAAGAGATGGATTGGATGAAAACGGTTGTATCCAATGTCCGCAATATTCGCAGCGACATGAACATGAATCCCGGAGAAAGGATCACAGCGCTGTGTCACACCAACAATTCGAAGGATCTGGAATACTTTCAGAATAATTTTTCCTGCATAACGGAACTTGCGAAACTGAAGTCATTCGAAATGTTGAGCGATTCGGACCTTGAGTCAATGAACATGTCGAATTCGATATCCACATCGGTCAATGAGTTCCAGGTCATTGTTCCAGTCCAGGAAATCGCAGATTTTGAAGAACAGATCCAACGATTGGAAAAGGACATCGCGAATGTGGAAAAACAGATCCAACGTTCAAGCTCCAAACTGGAAAATAAGCAGTTTCTTGCTAAGGCACCAGCTCAGATAATCGATAAGGAGCACGCTCGACTCGCATCTAGTCAGCAAGAACTCGTTGAACTGACAGCACGACGCGAGAAACTCTTGGAAATGATGGTTCGGCAGGCATAG